In Clostridiales bacterium, one genomic interval encodes:
- the lspA gene encoding signal peptidase II: MLQLMIIFSIVFLDRITKRLAVVYLKPVGSIPLIKNIFHLTYAENKGAAFSILQNQRWFFISVTIVFIFFAMYYLFLHKNENIILKIGLSMVIGGAIGNLIDRIIPGYVVDFFDFRAVNFAIFNVADCGIVIGSILLGYYLIFISEKDASKVLRK; the protein is encoded by the coding sequence ATGCTTCAACTGATGATAATATTTTCTATAGTATTCTTAGACAGGATAACGAAACGTCTGGCTGTTGTTTATTTAAAACCGGTAGGTTCAATACCGCTTATCAAGAATATATTTCACCTTACATATGCTGAAAACAAGGGTGCTGCTTTCAGTATACTGCAAAACCAAAGATGGTTTTTCATATCGGTAACGATAGTATTTATTTTTTTTGCAATGTATTATCTTTTTTTGCATAAAAATGAAAATATTATACTGAAAATAGGGCTTTCAATGGTAATCGGGGGCGCCATAGGCAATCTTATAGACAGGATTATACCAGGATATGTCGTAGATTTTTTTGATTTTCGCGCAGTAAATTTTGCAATATTTAATGTGGCAGATTGCGGTATAGTTATTGGGAGCATACTCCTTGGATATTATCTTATTTTTATCAGCGAAAAGGATGCGTCCAAAGTGCTGAGAAAATAA